The following DNA comes from Denticeps clupeoides unplaced genomic scaffold, fDenClu1.1, whole genome shotgun sequence.
TCTAGTCGCTCTGCCTTCTGATATTCTGGATATCAGAGTGAAGGACAAGTTCGCCATCTTCCCAAATCTTGGCCGGCTGTCCATTCCAGTGCAGGTTCTACTGGATATTGGCAGCATCGagtaaaaacaatatttctacATCACACGAggattttcagttcattttgtGCCGTTAGTAATTGGCTAAttacctttctttttctttgcagTGACAATGTGGTGGCTTACACTTTGGAGAGAACATCACCAACAGAACATGTGAGTGGTGAGCTCCAGTTCAGCTTTCTGCTCGAGTCCTCCAGCACTACAggtttgtctttctttttgcaATAACTTTTTCTGTCCCCATCTTGTGTTTTTCAGTGTAATATTAGTTTAGTTTACAGAACATTTCTAGTTTACAGTGATGTTTAATCTGTAAGTGTTTGctgaacaactttttttttcttagaggaagaagaagaactgcCCCAGTGCCCTGAGGGTcagaagcaggaggaggagaacctTGGTGAAGGCTGTTCGTTGTACCTGAACAATGGTCCTTCACAGATTCATCTGCAGCAGGTTGAAGTGAATAATGTAGACGACAAGGTCCTGAACGTCCACCAGCCTAAGATACAGAGCTCTCCCCCCGTCAGCATAGAGAAGTTTAGACAGAAACGCTCGAATTTCTACAGAGATCTTCTGTGTAGAGGGTACGGCCAGGGCCGATATATATGGTAAGTCATATATGGAAGTAAGAGATGTAATGGTATGTTATGTAAAAGATCTTGAGCATGTATAACATGACCTCTGTCTTGATCACTTTTTAAGTGTAAACATTACACGAGAAGGCCTGCTAGAGAGTGCGTTCAAGAGAATCATGTATCTGTCTCcaccatttctaagcaagagaAGGCTCTACGTCATGTTTAAGGGAGAGGCTGGGTAGgtaatacttttttttggaGGCAGAATATAGAACATCAGACATTTATCTCATAGTAGCATGTGATCtcatgaaattatatttctactGATTGGAGATTTTtaagccatttttttcttttattttttattgtactgtTCTTGCTGTTTCTGCATTACAGTTTCTATCAAAATGCCATATCTCGGGAGTTCTTCTGCCAGCTGTCCAGGATGCTGTTCAACCCGAGCCATGGGTTGTTTGAATATGTCGGCAGCCACAACTACGCCGTACAAATCAGTCCCAACTGCCTTGCCAGGAAaaatcacctgaaatggtcAGGGCCTGATGTTCGGTTAAAAccgcaaatatatatatatcaaatgtTCTTAATCACATTTGCCAAAGaaattgttgttttaatgaACGGTGCTTtctatgtgtctgtgttcaggTTTCGGTTCTGTGGGCGTATCCTGGCTATGGCCATGATCCACAGGCATCTGCTGCCGGTCACCTTCACCCAGTCCTTCTACAAGGCCCTGCTCAAACAGTGAGTGGAAAACATTTCTTGctgtttttgtaataattgATGTGAGGGAATATCTGTAAATATGTTCTTCTATTAGGCAACATGACCTCAGCGATGTAAAAGATGTAGATTTGGCGTACCACCAGAGTTTAAAGTGGATGATGGAAAATGACATCACCGATGTACTGGATTGTACCTTTACAGTCGCATAGAAGGTATTTGGTCAGGTAAGGATTTCACCGCTTTTTAGTGGAGGCAACCAGCATTtagtgacatttttgttttgtgacaTTGCGCAGGTCCTGGAACGTGAACTAAAGACAGGGGGTTCAAAGATCCTGgtcactgaaatgaataaaaaggaatTTATTGACCTTGTGATTAAGCGGAAGTTGGAACGAGGACTGGTGGCGCAGACCAAAGCCGTGGTCAAGGGCTTCCATGAGGtatgttgtctttattttctgaCTTTGGGAATTAGAATCCATTCACTTTACGGTGGTCATTCCAGAATTGCTGTATTCATACTCTGCTTCTGTCTTTATGCAGGTGTTGAACTAAAACAGGGTGAAGGTGTTCGATACACAAACTTTGCCCCTAATGATTTCTGGAAAGGAAATCGACGTGGACGACTGGAAGGCCAACACAGTGTACATTGGTGAGAGAACAGCACGGTCCCACACTGACTGAGCAGCACGTCTACAGAAAATCCACCATTAGCATTTAGCATTGTGATCAGTCTTTCCTTTTATCTTTGTCACTTTTTACGATTAtcattattgtaattgtaaagtTCTGCTTCCAGCAAACTGATTTCTCTTCATTGATGCACTAATAGTGTCATCTTGTACCACCCATAGGATACAAATCCGGATCTCCAGCAATCAATGATTTCTGGGCTGCGGTGGACATGTTCAGTTAAGAACAGAGAAAGCAGCTGCTGAGATTTGTGACCGGCAGCTGCACTGTGCCCTACGAAGGATTTGCGGGACTCCGACCTAGAAAGTTCACCATCGCTAATAATGGCTTTCCTTACTATCAACAGCATCTTCCCACGTATGTTTACTCTTTCTATTGCATGAAATCATATATATTGAGAGTCTGAGTGACtaaatcatgttttaaattcCGATCTGTCAGGGCTTGTGTCTGCTTCAACAAGCTTTTTCTACAAGAGTACCTAAATGACACAGATATGTACAGGAACCTGCTCGTCGCTATTGAGACCTGCAACATCTTTGAGATGGCTTAAACAGCTACTTCTGGCTCCAAGCCGATCCAAGACACTTCGGGGGTACGCAGCCACACAATGTACATTAGTGTAGTAAAATAACTGAGCTGACATTGtgtcttttttacatttctgttgtaTTATAGAGACCAGCGCTGTCAGTAGCATGTTTGACGCGATCATCTGTGCATCCCTGGTTTCAAGAGCATAATTGTGGCAAGTTTAACCTTCTTTGAGGTAAATCTGGCTGTATACTGCTTGGTGCAGAACATGTAATATCCCTCTTCATCTCATTAGTAATAATTCCATAGTAACATCAGTGATTAATCATTATTTGTCTCCGTTTTGTAATAAACCAAGTCCTGAAATTCTACTGTTGACCTTTTTGCTCTCTCTGTCTGAGCTGTCAGATGGAGGGAGGTGCCTGGAGGTTCTCTGGATCAGCACTGGTCCATATTTGCAGCTGCTATTATCTGAAACCAAGGATTCGATCATAAAGTATTATAGTGGCATATGcattttataaattaataaataattttttcgaACAGGGCAGACCATCAGTGACCAGGAGCGTCCCATGAGGAGAGTTCCGGAGTCGATAGTGAAGAACCTGGCAGACCATGGAGATTCCGGCTAATTGTGTAGCAGTGTAACTTTTcccatctttaaaaaataaaattttgtttaatttgttgtaATTATAAAGAACATTTTTGAGATCACTGCGATATTTTTCTGCGACAGAGGAAATTAATATGGGACACGAAAGTGAAAAACCTAATGTCCGcctacaaaaatacatttttacatttattcagcCATCTGAAATAGGCTTTAGAAATTAGAAGCCTCAAGCAATCTACAGTACAGCATCTTTGTGATGCCCTGCAGTGCTGCATACCACATACACACCGGATCATTGAAGGACTGATGATCTTGGAAAACTCAGACTTGTTTTCTTTATGTAGATTTTCTTTATGCATGTTATGAAGATATGCAATATGTATTAATTAGTACATGTTTAGCGACTGTATAAGTGGGGCTACGATTGGGAcgattactttggaaatgtaaatggttaaaatGACAAGTTCCCCTATTTAAAATTTAACAGTACggtaactatttcaattactgtAAAAACGAATGctaattatatttaatgaagttggttaattataaatatattaattataattatatataaatcttCATGGGATGCTGGGGTACAGGGGTGCTATTCTATACATTTGTATAGTagaatatttgattaatttggTATACAAGGTTGgttaattgattaaaaaaacattggtTAAGCTACATAATACACTGCTATGCATATCATTTAtgacacataaataataataataaaaataaaacattaacaataataacagtaataatattacaGGAAGGGAAGTATCATTGTTCAAAGCCACAGCCACAATGATTGTTTGAGTAACTCTAATCTAAACAAGAGGTATATTAGTTACATAAAAATTGTTAATTAAAATCAACTAATAATGCCCGTCATTAATTCTTCCTTATTTGGTCCAAACTTGGATGGAACAGAGATATTCTGGGGAGCCGGTGTGTGAAAATCGGTGTTGTCACTTTCACACTCTCGTACTGGTCACTGGCTGTAAGAAAACTGCCAACACTTTGAAACTGCGCTGCAGCACGATGGTCAAGACCATACAGCAGTTTaccaggacaggttccactcaGAACAGGCCTTGCCATGAACCACCACATGTGGCACGACCGAGAAGGAGCGCGGGGCTCCGCCACCCAAGGGAACCTCGGGAAAATCTCTTTAAAATCTCATAAGGACATCCCCTCCCCATCCTAAAATACCTGTCACCCACGTGGTCACATACTGGCTCATTAACACTTACTGCCACTTACAAGGCACCCCGGCCACAGAAAAACATGCTCGGCCTCTTTACGCATGACTGCTGTTGCTGGACCCCATGTTCAGTTGATCCTTTATATAAAGAATATGAGAGCACGTGCTCAGCATCGTATACATATAAAAATTATCTTTTGATCAAGGTCAAGatcaaatttatttatatagaacATTTACAAAGTGGTGTATGAATTACAATAATAACCACACAATATAAATGCAGGAAGAATACATTACAGCAAACtagtaacaaaaacataaaagttgAGGGTAAAGATAAAAACCATTAAGAGTAAATAGGATAGTTATAATTATAAAACAGttaagaaaaagtaaaaagatcAAATCTGCCAGGTCAACCTGTGCTAAAAGCCAGTTTATACATAATACGTTTTTTAACAAAGATTTCAAATGCTCTAGAGTTAGTGCTGATCTAACATTCGAAGGGAGAATATTCGGTCGTAGAAAATTCTCTTCTAAAAAAATGGACAGAGCTCCAGTTAGAATACAAACAGTCTTTTTATGCAAATATGGACAATTACAGTAAACTAAATTGGCTTCACGCTCTGTTTTCTTCAATCACACATACTAAACCCAAACGTTTCCCTTTTCTTCCTTCTTAATACAGCTTCCTGCCTCAAAGAACACTGGGAAATACAGTTTAAACATACTTTACATTAACTTGTACATAAACTACAATCTCTACATTAACACAATCATGTGACTACATATCTGCTATTAATATAGACCATTTAAAGATTTAGATAGAAAGAGCAGAACTTGAAACTGGATCCTAGGAAGTGGCTGCATTTTAAACAGGTCAGACGTAGAGACTACTGTTCGAGGCCAAGATATAAAGAGATGTATAAGTGCTGCCAGCATTGCTGCAGAGGGGTTGAGGGTCAGAGATCAGACTGTACACCACAAACTGCATCTAATCAGTCTTCCCAGAAGGAAGCATCTTCTGTAGATGATGCTCAAGAAAGCCTGCAAACAGTTTGACTAATACATGGATTACagtcctgtggtctgatgagacaactTATTTGGTTCAGAAGGTATAATGTGTGGTGGCAACTAGGGCATGCTATATCGAAAAATTATTGTGTTTGTGATATTAGTATCCGCGATATATGTATCACAAACAGTTtcgataaatgaaatttatgttATGCTGCTTCCGAAATCACATACATTATACTATTGTGACGAGCCATCGCCgcgaggtcaggaaaggagaaattgGCTTCATCATGTGGGCTTCGTAATAAAGCTTTTTATTGAACGGAAGCCAGAAGGTGGCGCTAACAGTCAATACCTACTCCTCCGGCTTCCACACAACAGTGAGgcgtctcttcttctcctccaggcCTACACAACTACGTCCCGGTGTGCagtttctccccttgcacacactacattaaatcccaataacacacatttctttgggaaaaaagttaactaaacagctaagaacagtctaaatagttaatgcctaagtttagccaaaacgttgtttggaggctgacttgaacacaggaatgcatagcttcgctagcttagcctagcttagctaaggttaagacttataaaatgggattttataatggccaaatatattcaaaacaattgtccagccttacctatgaaatgtaatcccccgggatctggtttggagcgtacagcggtttgtacagccccaagcagcacaagagtgaggcatttttatgcacgtctctccatagacatgtatatgcttcacgccacagcagagcctatcgcaatatggcggcaacattgacgtacgtgtacccatatgtctatgtgagtcacgaatctgaggtctccattgaaccgaatcgaaagtcatgtgaccaaacacgtaaCATTTAAATCGCaactttttgcgttcatgtaatcacacagactgacatcgcgattacgattgcgattaatcgtgcagcagtactttattgtatgtgaaaaacacTATGCGAGGCGAGTAGTATGTCCGAATTCATAGTATTTGAAAAACAGTACACGAGAAGTATCCGGATGACCTACTTCTTCCAGCCGAATTCTGTAGTAGGCATTCGATGGATACTTCACTATCCCATAAGGCAGCGGGAGAGGTGGAGTCATATTCGAAACATGGCGGAAAACGGCTCTTTTAAATTACACTTGTGAGAAAATGCCCTCTGTTAAGGTAAAACATAACAATATCAACAGCGGATGTGGTAGGTCCGAATTCCATTCATACTACCCTCATTCATACTATATAGAACATACTGTTTTAACGGAAGCGCAGTACATACAAATTCAAATGTAGTACCTACTCAAGTAGTATGCGATTTCAGACGCAGAATTAATTTGTgtgccaagcatttgtgtgtccaaatttgaccaatcagatgggccCTTACTATCTTTATACCAACCTACCTAGagtaatatagattaatctagattaaaatggctcatttgaattctgccgaaggcattcagaatatatgtgctacccaaataatgactaaaagtaagtctttgagaacgggtttctcaagccaggtggcgcattagaccaggagctcatctcctgtttccaaaatgcatcacaaactgcttgagaaagctgttctactatgataattggtgatgaaaataaattatgttcaataagatgtacttgtgtttagcaactgtttattcagttaaatagctgcatccatgttaccacgtcacgtttgatgactcgttctcgccccctacagtgcaattcggctaggtatacatccgcgctaaaatatcaaggtgaaagtcatcatagtgtagcggttcttcttctgcgttgtgtaactttttgatttcgtttcttgaaccacaaatgatgagctgacacccaagagatttcctgtgcaaagtgtattctgtacaaaaagcaaggtcgcgtcagaacatcacgtcacacatcgcatctttctgcacctctctctacaatatacagtattaaaagaacataaaaaaatattcaggaaAATAACACATAttcaaaatattcctaatatgtacataaattaaaatgaaagaaataggcaaggaaatattttgtttaaaagattcTCTTGGTTTATATGTATGgctacatataaataaaaagtaatttttcaaagcaattcatattgtgttggcaggtctatggtaacagcaaaccagaaattagaatatctgctgagggttttaagtcattcataatgttttgaagtctaaatatttgcaacttccttgacatattgattcttttagcctgaattagatttaattagatcagatgaatatatattacctgtttattttagaatgatcattacatatgtaaattatttttttaaacagctaataataataataatactttaagCATTTatctagggaaatgttatatcacaaaaaatattttgtgtatcGTATATCGCCCCAATATTATGAGGGGccatttaggaaatatttcagacttttgttacacaaacacatgtgaaacacacacacattcacatatgaaactgacaagcatgcatttatactattgaaaactcacacacacatatgaaacactcacacagatacaggtgaaaaggactcttatgtaacaaacaaaaattaaacttaaactgtgttaaaggcccatatatatatatatatagtaaaatgaatgtcattgtgtcacagccaatacacctccagcccaccagagagcaccagaccagccggggagacggcgacccggaagcggaaatgagagcgggcagcatcTCCTCTGGGTTACCTGACTCTTATACTCGGTGCTGCCCGctctctttgagttgaattcaTTCCCAGAGATGCCAGCCTTATTTACCCACGCTCAGATGattagaatccacgaccacaacctttgcctgt
Coding sequences within:
- the LOC114774246 gene encoding E3 ubiquitin-protein ligase HECW1-like; translated protein: MRTTERRTEGNSPNIQTPPILLSFTLSDFQAFALKSGMFWKPNTYLKIAVRPSGEQDPPASHHYRESRRTGIVFNNCNPVWHRETLNLVALPSDILDIRVKDKFAIFPNLGRLSIPVQVLLDIGSIDDNVVAYTLERTSPTEHVSGELQFSFLLESSSTTEEEELPQCPEGQKQEEENLGEGCSLYLNNGPSQIHLQQVEVNNVDDKVLNVHQPKIQSSPPVSIEKFRQKRSNFYRDLLCRGYGQGRYICVNITREGLLESAFKRIMYLSPPFLSKRRLYVMFKGEAGFYQNAISREFFCQLSRMLFNPSHGLFEYVGSHNYAVQISPNCLARKNHLKWFRFCGRILAMAMIHRHLLPVTFTQSFYKALLKQQHDLSDVKDVDLAYHQSLKWMMENDITDVLDCTFTVA